The DNA sequence TAAAAGGGGGTATTCTTATGGGTAGATTAATTCTTGCAGGTGGTGGGGATGCAGAACAAACCCTTTTAATTGATAAAGAATTTGTAAATTTAATTAATACTGATAAACCTCTTTTGTACATACCAATTGCAATGGATACAAAGTTTATTCCTTATGAGTCTTGCTTTAAATGGATAAAAGGTGTTTTTAATCCACTTGGAATAGATAATATTATTATGTGGACGGAATATGACCTAATTAACAAGCAGATTGAGGATTTAAACCAATTTTCAGCAGTGTATATAGGTGGAGGTAACACATTCAGTCTATTAGAAGATTTTAATAAAACACTCTTCACCAATGTTTTAAAAGAATATGTGGTAAACGATGGCATCATCTATGGTGGTAGTGCTGGAGCTATTATATTAGGTAAAGATATAGGGACTTGTTCTCATATGGATTCTAACGATTTGGATTTAAAAGAACTAAATGGTTTAGGACTTGTAGAAGATTATTCTATCTGGTGCCATTATAAGGTTGAAGACGACATTTTAATTAGTAATTATCTACTTGAATATAAAAATCCAGTTATCTCTTTGCCAGAAGAAACAGCACTATTATTGAATGAAGAAGGTATGAAAGTTATTGGGGCAAAACCAGCTTTTATCTTCGACGGAAAAATTAAGAAAACAATTCAGCCAGGACATTATTGTTAAGCTAACGGGTGCGTTTCTGGAATAAGCAGAAAGGTGGGAGTTTTTTGATAGAAACAAAACGTCTTATAATTAGAGAAATGCTGCAGTCCGATTATGATGCATTGTGCAGAATATTGTGTGATGAGGAAGTAATGCGCGCTGCTTATGAAAGTGCATTCAACTTAGAAGAAGCACAAAATTGGCTTAACAGACATCTTAAAAGATATGAAGAATATGGTTATGGACTTTGGGCTGTTGTATTAAAAGAAACAAACGAAATGATTGGTCAATGTGGCTTGACAATGCAAGGCTGGAGAGAAAAAGAAATTTCAGAAATAGGATTTTTGTTTC is a window from the Bacillus alkalicellulosilyticus genome containing:
- a CDS encoding Type 1 glutamine amidotransferase-like domain-containing protein, which produces MGRLILAGGGDAEQTLLIDKEFVNLINTDKPLLYIPIAMDTKFIPYESCFKWIKGVFNPLGIDNIIMWTEYDLINKQIEDLNQFSAVYIGGGNTFSLLEDFNKTLFTNVLKEYVVNDGIIYGGSAGAIILGKDIGTCSHMDSNDLDLKELNGLGLVEDYSIWCHYKVEDDILISNYLLEYKNPVISLPEETALLLNEEGMKVIGAKPAFIFDGKIKKTIQPGHYC
- a CDS encoding GNAT family N-acetyltransferase, with amino-acid sequence MIETKRLIIREMLQSDYDALCRILCDEEVMRAAYESAFNLEEAQNWLNRHLKRYEEYGYGLWAVVLKETNEMIGQCGLTMQGWREKEISEIGFLFQKAYWHKGYATEAAIACKEYAFSVLNANRVYSIIRDTNIAAQKVAVRNGMNIIDKDTKNFRNIDMEFLLYSVDRTK